A window of Mycolicibacterium holsaticum DSM 44478 = JCM 12374 genomic DNA:
CGGCCACCAACGTCGCCGAAGTGCAGCCGGGCGAGACCGTCGTCATCGTCGGGGTCGGTGGCATCGGCATGAGCGCGCTGCAGGGCGCGGTGATCTCCGGGGCCCGCAACGTCGTCGCGATCGACCCCAACGAGTGGAAACGCGATCAGGCCGTCAAGTTCGGCGCCACCCACGTCTACCCGTCGATGGCCGAGGCGATCGCGCCGCTGATCGACCTCACCCACGGTGTCATGGCCGACAAGACCATCATCGCCGTCGGCGACATGAAGGGTGAGTACATCGAAGAGGCGCTGACGCTGACCACCAAGACCGGTACCTGCGTGGTGACCGGGATGGGTTCGATGATGGATGCCGACGTCAAGCTCAACCTGTTCCTGTTCACCATGTTGCAGAAGACGTTGAAGGGCAACATCTTCGGCGGTGGTAGCAGCCACATCGAGACCCCGAAGCTGGTCGGGTTGTACAAGTCGGGGCTGCTCCAGATCGACGAGATGATCACCAACACCTACCGCCTGGAGGACATCAACCAGGGCTACGCGGACATGCTCGACGGTAAGAACATCCGCGGGGTCATCACGTTCGACGAATCGGACTGGTAGCCGGCCCTGGAATACCGGGTCCATCAGGCATGTTGATCCTCGCGTCGCCGAGCGCCTAGGCTGGCGTCAACTGGGCGAGGAGTGAGGGCTATGACCGTCGACATCCGTCGAGCCGGCGACCGCGCACAGACCAAGATCGACTGGCTGGACTCCCGGCACTCGTTCTCATTCGGCAGCCACTACGAACCCGAGAACACCCACCACGGCCTGCTGCTGGTGAACAACGACGACGTCGTCAAGCCCGGCACCGGCTTTGACACCCATCCGCATCGCGACATGGAGATCGTGACCTGGGTGCTGCGTGGGTCGCTGGTGCACCAGGACTCGACCGGGAACTCGGGCGTCATCTACCCCGGCCTGGCCCAACGGATGTCGGCGGGACGCGGCATCCTGCACTCCGAGAAGAACGACTCCTGGACGTTGACCGGCTCCGGAACCCACAACGAGCCAGTGCATTTCGTGCAGATGTGGGTGGTTCCCGATGAATCCGGCATCGACCCGGGTTATCAGCAACTCGAGATCGATGACGAGCTGTTGCGCGGGGGGCTGGTCACCATCGCCTCCGGTGTGCCGCAGCACGCCGACCACGCCGCGATCACGATCCACAACCAGCACGCGGCCTTGCACGGTGCGCGGATGCAGAACGGCGAGAGCATCGAATTGCCTGTGGCGCAATACCTTCACCTGTTCGTCGCGCGCGGCGAGGTCACGCTGGAGGGTGCCGGGCCGATCCGTGAAGGCGACGCCGTACGGTTCACCGCTTCAGGTGGCCAGCGCGTCACCGCATCCGCACCGGCCGAGATCCTCGTCTGGGAGATGCATGCGGGATTGGCTGCGGCGTAACCGGTTCGGCGCATGCCTGAGCGCCGTGGCGGTGGTTGCCGCGTGCTCGGCGACCCCTGCGCCGCCGCCACCGCAGTCGACCGGAGCGCAGCCGACCGCCCAACCCGCCGGCGATCTGGTGCCCGCCACCGTCCAGGTCGACCCCGGCCTCGCCCAGGAACCGTTCGACGAGCCGCGCCAGGCGCTGGTCCCCCGGGGGTGGACGTTATCGGTGTGGGCCCGGGTTCCGCGGGCCAGGCTGGCGGCGTGGACACCCGACGGCGCGCTGCTGATCTCGCTGCCGAGCACCGGGCAGGTGCTGGTGCTACGCCCCACCGACGGCCAACCGGTCCAGACGGTGCTGCTCGACGGTCTCGACCAACCGCACGGACTGGCCTTCGCCGGGGACGCCCTCTACGTCGCCGAAAGCGACCAGATCGACGCCTATGACTACGCCGATGGCGCCGCACGCAACCCGCGCACCATCGCCGCCGACCTGCCCGACGCCGAAAGCCCCGACCTACGCGGGGCGTACGCGCACGCGCTGAAAAGCGTCGCTGTGGGCCTCGACGGCAACGTGTACTTCTCGATCGGATCGACGGGCAACATCTCCGCCGAAGACCGCGATGCCGACCCGCCGCGCGCCACGATCATGCGGGTCACGCCCGACGGTGGTCCGGCCGAACCGTTCGCGACCGGCGTGCGAAACGGCACCGGCCTGGCCGTCGCGCCGGACGGCTCGCTGTGGACGGCGGTCAACGGCCGCGACAACGTCGCCGACCCCGGGACCGGTGAGGTCGACCCGGATTACGTCAACGACCACCCGCCCGAGCAGATCGCCAAGCTGACCCGAGGACGTGAACTGGGTTGGCCGTACTGCAATTCCGACGGCGGCCCGGCCAACCTCCCGTTCATCCGGGATGTGCAGACCAACGCCGACGGCAGCAAGCTCGACTGCGCCGCGCTGCCGCCCGTGGAACAGAGTATCGGCGCGCATGCGGCGCCGCTGGGCATGAGCTTCACCGAGGGCGTGCTGCCCGCGCCCTATGAACGCGGTGCGCTGGTCGGCGTGCACGGGTCATGGAACCGGCGGCCACCGCAGGCACCGCAGGTGTCGTTCTTTCCTTGGCGCGATGGGAATCTGGGCAACCAGCAGACGCTGGTCGGCGGGTTTCAGGGCGACGACGGCTCACGATGGGGCCGTCCGGTCGCCGCAGTGGCGGGACCGGACGGCGCGGTGTACATCACCGATGACTACGCGGATGCCGTGTATCGCCTGGCACCGCCGGGGAGTTGATCAGGCGCGCGGCGTTTTTGCGCCCCGACCTCGGGTGACCGCGACGTATATCCAGATGAGGACTACGGCGACGACCACGCCGACTATGAACGGGATGACTTGCCAGCCACCGTTTTCGTTGCTGTAGCCGAACAGGCTGTAGCAGAGCCACGAGCCGATCAGCGATCCGAGGATACCCAGGACGATTGTCATGAGCACACCGATGTTCTGCTTACCCGGCATTACGAGTCGGGCCAGCGCACCGATAATCGCGCCGACGATTATCGCGCTGATGATGGTGCCGATCATTGCCGCTCCTCACTAGTAGTCCGCCGCATGCGGCTTACTCATTTCTCCATACCCACTTCTGCGGTTTGAAACATGCGTTCCGGCAGGGCGATGCACAACTGTGATGCAGCTGTGACGCAAGTTGACTGTGTTTCTTCTGTGATTACGGTTGTCTTGTTGTAGGGCTTTCCCAGAAAGGGCAACTGTGTCGACTCCGTTGGCAAACCTTCGGCGATTCGCGGCGACGGCCGCGGCGTGCGTGCTGAGCGCCGCGCTGTCGACGATGGCCGGGGTGCCCACCGCACATGCCGCGAGCGCACGGGAACTGCTCGCCGACGCGATCGCCAACACCCGCGGGTCCTACCTCGTCTACAACTTCGGCGGCGGGCACCCGGCCCCGATGGTCAACGCCGCAGGCAACGCCTACGAGATGACCAACGGCGGGCACCTGATGATCATCAAGGCGGCGTCGGGACGCCTCGCGCCGCGCCTGCTCGCCGATACCCACAGCGGATACCAGTCCCGGTGCGAGCGGGATCCGCGCGCGCGCACCGGTGAAGGGCTGTTGCAGGCATCGGAGATCTTCACGCCGCTGCAGGCGTGGCAGGCGCTGGGCCAACCCACGATCGCGATCAACGCGAACTTCTTCGACGTGCGCGGCCAGAAGGGCGGTTCGTGGAAGTCCACCGGGTGCAGTTCGCCGCTGGGCGCCTACGTCGACAACACCCGCGGGCTCGGCCGGACCAACACCGTGGTCACCGGCCGGGTCGCATACGCCGGCAAGCAGGGCCTGTCGGGCGGCAACGAGCACTGGAAGGCGCTGTCCACGATGATCCTGCCGGTCGCCGGGACGCCGTTCGTCGTGCCACCCAAGAGCCCCGACGACTACGACGCCGCATCACCGGTCATCGAAGGCCTGATCGAGAAGGGTGTCCGGTTCGTCGCGGTCGCCGGCATCGGGCTGTTGTCGCCCGGCGATACCAGCCAACTCAACGACGGTGGCCCGAGCGCGGCCCGCACCGCGATCGCGTACTCCAAGGACAAGGACGAGATGTACGTGTTCCAGGGTGGCAGTTACACACCCGACCAGATCCAGGATCTGTTCCGCGGTCTGGGCAGCGACACCGCCGTCCTGCTCGACGGCGGCGGTTCGTCGTCGATCGTGTTGCGCCGCGACACCGGCGGCATGTGGGCCGGCGCCGGCGTCCCGCGGGGCTCGTGTGACACCCGCCAGGTGCTGTGCGACTCGCGCGAGCGCGCGCTGCCGAGTTGGCTGGCGTTCAACTGACCGGGCTCAGGCAGCGTTGTCTGACGCGCCGCCGCCGGAGTCACCCGAATCACCCGCGCTGTCAGTGGAATCGGTGTCGCTGCCCGTAACGCCGGTACCCGGCCCGGCACGCCCCGTCGTCGTCGACTGCTGCTCATCGGCCGCGTCCTCGCCGGACTGCTCGTCGACCGACTCCTCGTCCTCGGAGGCCGCATCCTCGGGTTCATCGAGTTCCTCGGGTCCGTCGGGCGCTTCAGCTTCGTCCTGAGTAGCGTCCGTCCCGTCGTCGGCCATATCCTCGGTGGCTTCGGAATCTGTTGGCTCGGAAGATGTTTCAGTATCGACGGCGTCACCGGTGGCGGATGAGGCCAGCTTGTGGGCACCTTCGGGCGGCACGTCGGCCGGGGCGGACTGCGTCGTCGCCTGCTGCGTCAGACCTGGCAGGTTCGCGTTGCCGGCCAGGTTGCCGACGACGCCTTCCAGTAGGCCGCCGACGTTACCCAACGGCAGGTCGCCCAAAAGGTCTTTACCGGTGAGGTAGTCGAGCAGGTTGAGGATCGCGTTCGGCGTGGCCGGTGTCGGATTGCCGCTGAGGAACTCCTTCTGGAATCCACGGATCAGCAGGTTGACGATGTCGAACGGCACCTGCAGCGGGTTGATGCCGGAGGGGAACGACAGGAACGGCGTCGCAACACCGCCGTCGGTCAGGGTCCTGGTGTAGGTGCCGTCCGGGTTGCGGACCACGTCGGTGTAGCCCAGGTTGTTGAGCGCCCCGACCGCCGGGGCAAGGGCATTGGCGAACGCGCCGACGGGGTTGCCGGCCAACAGCCCCAAGGTGGCGATGCTGATGATGTCCGAGACCAGATAGAGCGGTTCGAGCAGCGGCTGCGTGGCCGAGGGCAGCGTGACATACAGGTTCAGCGCCAGCTTCCCGTCGACGACGTTCTCCAGCGCATCGTCGACCTGCTCGGTGAGCTGGTCGGCCACGGTGTCGAGCGTCAGCCCCCGAAGCATGTACGTCGGCAGCAGTCCTGCCATCAGGTTGTTCGCCAGCGAGAACGGGTTCGGCCACGCCGCGAAATCTGACGACGGGTGGTACTGCACACCGATGTCGATCAGGACCGGGATGAGGTTCGCGCCGCCGAGAGACAGCCCGAGCGGCAGCTGGGCCAAACCGCCGCTGTTAGTCACCTCGGTCTGCGGGTTGATCGTGTCGATGCCGAACAGTCCGAACAGCGGATAGAACCGCGCAAGCGCCCCGCCGTTGGGGCGGGCGGGGTTGAGCAGCAGCAGCATCGGCAGCACGGTGATGCTGCCCAGCGCCGGGTCCAGCCCCTCGTAGTCGGCTCCGCCGGGCTGGTTGACCAGGTCGGCGAGCATCTTGTCGTAGCCGGTGGCGATCGCGAACGCTCCCATCCCGATGCCAACCGACACCGGCACCCGCAGGTGCACTGCGTCGGGCAGAACGTCGCCCACAAGACCGTTGATCAGGTTCGCCAGGCGTCGAATCAACGGGTTGCCAGGCAGTGTTTCGGTCAGCTCGTCGAGCAACGTGGTGAGCAGGCCGACGGCACCGACTTCGAGGTATTCGGTGCCGTTGATGTCGCGGACAACCGAGTTGGGCAGCGACGGCACCCAGCCGAGGTCGGCCCCGAGCAGCTTCAGCATCGTGAAGGCTGGGCCGGCGGTGACGACGTTCAGCCCCGGGATATCGAGGTTGCCGAGGTTGAGCGGGTCACTGAGGTCCAGACCGACCAAACCCAGCAGGCTCAGCAGGTCCGTAACGCCCTGGGCGTCGGTGATACCGAGAAGGCGAAGGACGGGAACCAGAATCGTGTTGGTGACCAGCTCTCCGACCAGTTCATCGAGCACCGGGGACAGATCGATGGGTATCTCGCCGAGGAGCCCGCCCAGAACGTTGTCCACCAGGAAGTTCGGGTCACCCAGCAGCCCCTCGATGAGGCTGTCGGGGTCCAGGCCCGCGCCCCGGGCAAGCGCGGCCAGGTTGAAGTTCTCGACCACCGCCCGAGCGACGAAGCCGACGACGGTTTGTGTGAGGTCGTAACCAAACGCGCCGAGCCCCGCTGTCGCATCGGGGATCTGGTCGGGCGACGGCCATTGGTTGACCGCCGCAAGGAGTTCGGCATCGACGGCCCTGACGTTCACGGTCGCTGCGGTGGCGTCGGGCGGGGGCGTCATACCGATCAGCGCGCTCGCCGTCGCGGTCACGGCGCCGAAGGCGGTTGCCTTTCTAGCAAACTTTTGAGCTTTCCTGCGTTGCGTTCGATGTCTGCCAGGCAATTGAGCTGTCCTCTCGGCCCCCAGCTTGGTATCGACCAGACCGTAGCATGATCGGACCGCTGAGGGTAACGGAGGGCAAATGCTTTAGCTCGTATCCAAGGTGGGCAATGGCAAAGGAGTTCGAACCGAGCAAATTCACCGGGGAAACGCCGGTGTCGGAGCCGCAGCGCGCTGTTAGCCCGCAGCCGCTGGCCGGCGCGGCTGCTAGCTGCCGAAGATCGCCTGCGTGTTCAGCAACGCAGGAGTGGGCCGGCGCCGGCGTCCCGCGGAGCTCGTGTGACACCCGCCAGGTGCTGTGCGACTCGCGCGAGCGCGCGCTGCCGAGTTGGCTGGCGTTCAACTAGCTGCGGCCGCGGTGTCCGACTCTTGACCGGTCGACACGCCCGAATCCTCCGCGCTGTCAGCCGGATCCGTGCTGTCGTCGGACTCGTCTTCGCCGGCTGCCTCGACGTCGGCTGCGTCGACGGGCTCCTCGTCGTCCACGGCAGCCTCTTCTTCCTCGAGTGACTCTTCCTGCTCGACGCCTTCCTCCGGATCTTCGTCGACATCCTCGTCGACCAGCTCCTCAGCGGGCTCGGGGTCCTCCGGATCCCTTGTGTCGAAATCGGTTTCGTCATCGGTCGACAATGTCGACAGGCGATCGTCCCCGGGCGACGATTCCGTCGGTTCGTCCGTGGACGTCGACTGCTGCGCCAGGCCGGGCAGGTTCGCGGCGCTCACGACGTCGTTTAGGACGTCGCCCACTGCGTCACCCAACTGGGCGCCCAGATCGCGCAACGGCAAGCCACCCGGAAGGTCTTTACCCGTGAGGTTTTCGAACAGGTTGAGGATCGCGTTCGGAGGGGGCGGCGTTGGGTGGCCGCTGAAGAATTCCTTGTGGAAACCCCGGATCAACAGGTTCGCGATGTCAAACGTCACCTGCAGCGGATCGATATGCGACGGGAACGACAAGAACGGTGTCGGGACGCCGCCCTCCGACAGCGTCCTGGTGTAGGTGCCGTCCGGGTTGCGGACCACGTCGGTGTAGCCCAAGTTGTTGAGCGCCTGGACCGCGGGCGCGAGCGCGTTGGCCAGCGCCAGCACAGGGTTAACCGCCAACAACCCGAACGTCAGGATGCTGATGACGTCGGAGATCAGATACAGGGGTTCGAGCAGCGGCTGCGTGACCGACGACAGCGTGACGTACAGGTTCAGCGCCAGCTCCCCGTTGGCGACGTCGACCGTGTCGCCCAGCTGTCCCCTGATCTGACCGGCCACGGTGTCGAGGGTCAGCCCGCGAAGCATGTAGGTCGGAAGCAGACCCGCCATCAAGTTGTTGGCGAGCGAGAACGGGTTCGGCCACGCCGCGAAGTCCGACAACGGGTGGTACTGCACGCCGATGTCGATCAGCACCGGGATGAGGTTCGCACCACCCAGCGACAATCCGAGCGGTAGCTGCGCCAAACCGCCACTGCTGGTGGCTGTTGTCCGCGGGTTGACCGTGTCGATTCCGAGCGCATCAAACAGTGGATAGAACCGCGCGATCGCCCCACCGTTGGGGCGGGCGGGGTTGAAAAGGAGCAGCATCGGCAGCACCGTGAAGCTGCCCAAGAACGGGTCGATCCGGCCGTATTTGGCCCCGCCGGGCTGGTTGGCCAGGTCGGCGAGCACCTTGTCGTAGCCGGTGGCGATCGCGAACGCACCCATCCCGATGCCGACCGCCGTTGGGACACGCAGATTTACGATGTCGGGCAACAGGTCACCCAGGCCGACGATCACGACTTTCAGCAGCGGGATCAATGGGTCGTCGGGCAGCTTTTTGCCGAGTTCGTTCAACAGGGTGAGGAACAGGCCGGCGGACGGCACCCTGAGGTAGTCGGTGCGGTTGATGTCGCGGGCGACCGAGTTCGGCAGCGACGGCGCCCACCCGAGATCAGCGCCGAGCAGCTTCAGCATGGTGAATACGGGGCTGGCGGTGACCAGGTTCACCCCCGAGATGTCAAGGCCGCCGAGGTTGAACAGGTCGCTGAAGTCGAGGCCGACGAGGCGCAGCAGGGTCACGAGGTCCGTGGTGCCCTGCGCGTCGGTGACGCCCAGGGCCCGCAGGACGGGAAGCAGGATCGTGTCGGTGACATCCTCGCCGACCAGCTCGTTGAGCACGGGCAACAGGTCGATGGGTATCTCTCCCACCAACCTGCCCAGCACGTTGTTCAGCACGACGTCGGGGTCACCGAGCGCGTCCGCGACGAGGCTTCCGAAGTCCTTGCCGCCGGCCCCGGCGAGCGCCCCGAGGTTGAAGTTCTCCACCACGGCCCGGGCGACGAAGTCGACCACGGTCTGGGTGATGTCATATCCGAATGCGCCCAGCCCGGCGGTGACATCGGCGATCTGCCCCGGCGACGGCCATCGGTTGACGGCCGCCAGCAGTTCCGTATCGACGTGGTGGACCGTCGTCCGCGGGCCGTCGGACTCAGGCGAAGGCGCCATCCCGACCAGCGCGGTCGCCGTCGCCGTGGCGGCAGTGAATGCCACGGTCTTCCTAGCGAACTTTTGAACGGCCTTACGGTGTGCGCGGTGGCTGCCAGCCAATGACCCGTCCTCTCCCCCTTGGCCACGTTTCGATCAGACGGTATCTCGCGGACGGGCGTTTCTGGTGAAGAAGGGCGAACTTCCAGTTCGGGCTGCTATCCCTGATCATCGGAGTCGTGCGGCGAAACTGGCAAAGCCTCGGCGGTATGCGGTGTCAAAGCGCTAGGGCGCCGTCGGCAGCCTGGGCCGCCTGACGCGCGTATCCGCCGCCGAAGATCACGACGTGGGCCAGCAACGGATAGAGCTGGTGTAGCCCGATCCGCTCGGGCCACGCGCCGCGCAGCGGTCGCCGCAACGGTATCCGTCGATCACCGTCGTGAAGTGTGGACAGCGTCGACGACATGGGCAGCGGATGGTGCTACGGCCCGAAGTAGCCGTGCCCGGTCCACCCGGGCACCGGGTGCTGTTTGACGAACGCCGACATGCCTACCGCAGGCCGAACACCCGCCGCTGCGCACGGTCGCGGATCCTCGCCGAGAGCGTCGTCATCACTGCCACCTGGATTTTCGGGCCGACACCGACGACGTAGCGCGGCCGCGGGCGCCGTGCGGTGAGTGCCCGTTCGACGACGGCGGTCACCTTGGCCGACGGAACGGCGCCTTTCTGCGCGATCGGGACCAGCTTCTTCAAGCCCGCAAGGTGTTTCGCGTACAGCTCACGATGCTCCGGGGTGAGACCGGCCTCAACGTCGGCCACCATGGCGTCGGCCGTGCGCCACATGTCGGTGTCGGTCTGCGCGGGCTCGACCACGATCACCGGGATATGCCACGGGCTCACCTCGACGCGTAACGCATCGGCGACGGCTTCCAGGGCGAACTTGCTCGCCGAATACGCACCCAGCAGCGGCATCGACATACGCCCGTTGACGCTGGAGATGAAGACGATCCTGCCCCGCGACTTCCGTAGCCGCGGCAGCACCTCCTGGGTCACCGCGACCTGGCCGATAACGTTGACCTCCAACTGCTTTCGCCATTCGTCAACGGGAACGGTCTCCGCCGCACCGGCGACGACGATGCCCGCGTTGTTGACCACCGCATCCAGGCGGGCCGGCAGCGAGGTCGCCAACGCGTCGATGTGCTCGGCGTTGGTGACGTCGAGCATCACCGCCGATATGCGTTGCGGGTCGACTGCGGTGAGCGCCTCGGCGTCGGCGTGGCTGCGGACCCCGGCGATCACGTCCCAGCCCCGGGCGGCCAGATGCTCGGTGATCGCCTTGCCGATTCCCCGGGAGGCGCCGGTGACCAGTACGGAGGGCATGTGTTCTCCTCAGTCGGCTGCTAGGGGCAGTCGTCAGACTACGGCGTTCCTCACGCCGCCGAACCGCTTGCCGAGCGTCGGGGTCCGAACCAGAAGACCGCGGCGCCGGCCGCGATGAACGCCGCGGCCAGCGCGATGACAGGCGCGACCGTGACCC
This region includes:
- a CDS encoding SDR family NAD(P)-dependent oxidoreductase; its protein translation is MPSVLVTGASRGIGKAITEHLAARGWDVIAGVRSHADAEALTAVDPQRISAVMLDVTNAEHIDALATSLPARLDAVVNNAGIVVAGAAETVPVDEWRKQLEVNVIGQVAVTQEVLPRLRKSRGRIVFISSVNGRMSMPLLGAYSASKFALEAVADALRVEVSPWHIPVIVVEPAQTDTDMWRTADAMVADVEAGLTPEHRELYAKHLAGLKKLVPIAQKGAVPSAKVTAVVERALTARRPRPRYVVGVGPKIQVAVMTTLSARIRDRAQRRVFGLR
- a CDS encoding phosphodiester glycosidase family protein gives rise to the protein MSTPLANLRRFAATAAACVLSAALSTMAGVPTAHAASARELLADAIANTRGSYLVYNFGGGHPAPMVNAAGNAYEMTNGGHLMIIKAASGRLAPRLLADTHSGYQSRCERDPRARTGEGLLQASEIFTPLQAWQALGQPTIAINANFFDVRGQKGGSWKSTGCSSPLGAYVDNTRGLGRTNTVVTGRVAYAGKQGLSGGNEHWKALSTMILPVAGTPFVVPPKSPDDYDAASPVIEGLIEKGVRFVAVAGIGLLSPGDTSQLNDGGPSAARTAIAYSKDKDEMYVFQGGSYTPDQIQDLFRGLGSDTAVLLDGGGSSSIVLRRDTGGMWAGAGVPRGSCDTRQVLCDSRERALPSWLAFN
- a CDS encoding PQQ-dependent sugar dehydrogenase, translating into MRDWLRRNRFGACLSAVAVVAACSATPAPPPPQSTGAQPTAQPAGDLVPATVQVDPGLAQEPFDEPRQALVPRGWTLSVWARVPRARLAAWTPDGALLISLPSTGQVLVLRPTDGQPVQTVLLDGLDQPHGLAFAGDALYVAESDQIDAYDYADGAARNPRTIAADLPDAESPDLRGAYAHALKSVAVGLDGNVYFSIGSTGNISAEDRDADPPRATIMRVTPDGGPAEPFATGVRNGTGLAVAPDGSLWTAVNGRDNVADPGTGEVDPDYVNDHPPEQIAKLTRGRELGWPYCNSDGGPANLPFIRDVQTNADGSKLDCAALPPVEQSIGAHAAPLGMSFTEGVLPAPYERGALVGVHGSWNRRPPQAPQVSFFPWRDGNLGNQQTLVGGFQGDDGSRWGRPVAAVAGPDGAVYITDDYADAVYRLAPPGS
- a CDS encoding GlsB/YeaQ/YmgE family stress response membrane protein translates to MIGTIISAIIVGAIIGALARLVMPGKQNIGVLMTIVLGILGSLIGSWLCYSLFGYSNENGGWQVIPFIVGVVVAVVLIWIYVAVTRGRGAKTPRA
- a CDS encoding NDMA-dependent alcohol dehydrogenase; amino-acid sequence: MKTKGALLWELNSPFRIDEIEIGDPVDDEVQIRVHAAGMCHSDYHLTTGATPIGLPALGGHEGAGVVTKVGRNVTGIEEGDHVILAFIPACGECAPCRRGYRSLCDRGAVLLGGKAIADGTSRVHAGGTEVSPMNLLGTFAPYMTVHKDSVVKIDKDVPFETAAIMGCAVPTGFGSATNVAEVQPGETVVIVGVGGIGMSALQGAVISGARNVVAIDPNEWKRDQAVKFGATHVYPSMAEAIAPLIDLTHGVMADKTIIAVGDMKGEYIEEALTLTTKTGTCVVTGMGSMMDADVKLNLFLFTMLQKTLKGNIFGGGSSHIETPKLVGLYKSGLLQIDEMITNTYRLEDINQGYADMLDGKNIRGVITFDESDW
- a CDS encoding pirin family protein — protein: MTVDIRRAGDRAQTKIDWLDSRHSFSFGSHYEPENTHHGLLLVNNDDVVKPGTGFDTHPHRDMEIVTWVLRGSLVHQDSTGNSGVIYPGLAQRMSAGRGILHSEKNDSWTLTGSGTHNEPVHFVQMWVVPDESGIDPGYQQLEIDDELLRGGLVTIASGVPQHADHAAITIHNQHAALHGARMQNGESIELPVAQYLHLFVARGEVTLEGAGPIREGDAVRFTASGGQRVTASAPAEILVWEMHAGLAAA
- a CDS encoding ATPase, producing MAFTAATATATALVGMAPSPESDGPRTTVHHVDTELLAAVNRWPSPGQIADVTAGLGAFGYDITQTVVDFVARAVVENFNLGALAGAGGKDFGSLVADALGDPDVVLNNVLGRLVGEIPIDLLPVLNELVGEDVTDTILLPVLRALGVTDAQGTTDLVTLLRLVGLDFSDLFNLGGLDISGVNLVTASPVFTMLKLLGADLGWAPSLPNSVARDINRTDYLRVPSAGLFLTLLNELGKKLPDDPLIPLLKVVIVGLGDLLPDIVNLRVPTAVGIGMGAFAIATGYDKVLADLANQPGGAKYGRIDPFLGSFTVLPMLLLFNPARPNGGAIARFYPLFDALGIDTVNPRTTATSSGGLAQLPLGLSLGGANLIPVLIDIGVQYHPLSDFAAWPNPFSLANNLMAGLLPTYMLRGLTLDTVAGQIRGQLGDTVDVANGELALNLYVTLSSVTQPLLEPLYLISDVISILTFGLLAVNPVLALANALAPAVQALNNLGYTDVVRNPDGTYTRTLSEGGVPTPFLSFPSHIDPLQVTFDIANLLIRGFHKEFFSGHPTPPPPNAILNLFENLTGKDLPGGLPLRDLGAQLGDAVGDVLNDVVSAANLPGLAQQSTSTDEPTESSPGDDRLSTLSTDDETDFDTRDPEDPEPAEELVDEDVDEDPEEGVEQEESLEEEEAAVDDEEPVDAADVEAAGEDESDDSTDPADSAEDSGVSTGQESDTAAAAS
- a CDS encoding ATPase, with translation MTATASALIGMTPPPDATAATVNVRAVDAELLAAVNQWPSPDQIPDATAGLGAFGYDLTQTVVGFVARAVVENFNLAALARGAGLDPDSLIEGLLGDPNFLVDNVLGGLLGEIPIDLSPVLDELVGELVTNTILVPVLRLLGITDAQGVTDLLSLLGLVGLDLSDPLNLGNLDIPGLNVVTAGPAFTMLKLLGADLGWVPSLPNSVVRDINGTEYLEVGAVGLLTTLLDELTETLPGNPLIRRLANLINGLVGDVLPDAVHLRVPVSVGIGMGAFAIATGYDKMLADLVNQPGGADYEGLDPALGSITVLPMLLLLNPARPNGGALARFYPLFGLFGIDTINPQTEVTNSGGLAQLPLGLSLGGANLIPVLIDIGVQYHPSSDFAAWPNPFSLANNLMAGLLPTYMLRGLTLDTVADQLTEQVDDALENVVDGKLALNLYVTLPSATQPLLEPLYLVSDIISIATLGLLAGNPVGAFANALAPAVGALNNLGYTDVVRNPDGTYTRTLTDGGVATPFLSFPSGINPLQVPFDIVNLLIRGFQKEFLSGNPTPATPNAILNLLDYLTGKDLLGDLPLGNVGGLLEGVVGNLAGNANLPGLTQQATTQSAPADVPPEGAHKLASSATGDAVDTETSSEPTDSEATEDMADDGTDATQDEAEAPDGPEELDEPEDAASEDEESVDEQSGEDAADEQQSTTTGRAGPGTGVTGSDTDSTDSAGDSGDSGGGASDNAA